The proteins below come from a single Candidatus Methylomirabilota bacterium genomic window:
- a CDS encoding TerC family protein translates to MGDLLTSSNLIAFATLAIMEIVLGIDNIVFIAILTDRLPRAKRPLARRVGLVLALGTRVLLLFGITWVMSLTAPLFAVLGHRVSGRDLILLGGGLFLIAKATWEIYDKLEVEHEEASAGGGGGVLTLVLVQIMVLDIVFSLDSVVTAVGLADEIAIMIAAMVVAMLVMLVSVGAVSGFVERHPSVKILALSFLLLIGVMLVAEGTGAHMEKGYIYSAMAFALFVELLNMRYRKRSRPLALHRRFERQEVHHEARQLP, encoded by the coding sequence ATGGGCGACCTGCTGACCTCCAGCAACCTCATCGCCTTCGCGACGCTCGCCATCATGGAGATCGTGCTCGGCATCGACAACATCGTCTTCATCGCCATCCTCACCGACAGGCTGCCGCGGGCGAAGCGGCCGCTGGCCCGGCGCGTCGGGCTCGTCCTGGCGCTGGGCACGCGGGTGCTCCTCCTCTTCGGGATCACGTGGGTCATGAGCCTGACGGCCCCGCTCTTCGCGGTGCTGGGGCATCGCGTGTCCGGGCGCGACCTCATCCTCCTGGGCGGCGGGCTCTTCCTGATCGCCAAGGCGACCTGGGAGATCTACGACAAGCTGGAGGTGGAGCACGAGGAGGCGTCCGCGGGCGGAGGGGGCGGCGTGCTCACGTTGGTGCTCGTCCAGATCATGGTGCTGGACATCGTGTTCTCGCTCGACTCCGTCGTCACCGCGGTCGGCCTGGCCGACGAGATCGCGATCATGATCGCCGCCATGGTGGTCGCCATGCTCGTGATGCTGGTGTCGGTCGGGGCCGTCAGCGGCTTCGTCGAGCGTCACCCGAGCGTCAAGATCCTGGCGCTCTCCTTCCTGCTCCTGATCGGGGTGATGCTGGTGGCCGAGGGGACGGGCGCCCACATGGAGAAGGGGTACATCTACTCGGCCATGGCCTTCGCGCTCTTCGTCGAGCTCCTGAACATGCGCTACCGCAAGCGGAGTCGGCCGCTTGCGCTCCATCGCCGCTTCGAGCGCCAGGAGGTTCACCATGAAGCTCGTCAGCTACCGTGA
- a CDS encoding dTDP-4-dehydrorhamnose 3,5-epimerase family protein: protein MDPTRLRPDDLIDTARDLTRQSYAPRPPIAGVALGEVPVFRSPDGLFAEIARLDEARQADGFPGFCPVQWNWSLLEPGAVKAWHLHLNQEDLWIIPPDAALLVGLVDLRRASSTAGHTQRLTLGSGRCHRLLIPRGVAHGVANLGPRRQTMLYAVNQFFTADPDGTDEWRLPWDRFGESFWAMSKG, encoded by the coding sequence ATGGACCCGACGCGACTGCGCCCCGACGATCTCATCGACACCGCGCGCGATCTGACCCGCCAGTCCTACGCGCCGCGGCCGCCGATCGCCGGTGTCGCCCTCGGCGAGGTGCCCGTCTTCCGGAGCCCGGACGGACTCTTCGCCGAGATCGCCCGGCTCGACGAGGCGCGCCAGGCCGACGGCTTCCCCGGCTTCTGCCCGGTCCAGTGGAACTGGAGCCTGCTCGAGCCCGGGGCGGTCAAGGCCTGGCATCTCCATCTCAACCAGGAAGATCTCTGGATCATCCCGCCCGACGCCGCGTTGCTCGTCGGCCTGGTCGATCTGCGGCGGGCCTCGTCGACCGCCGGCCACACCCAGCGCCTCACCCTCGGCAGCGGGCGCTGCCATCGCCTGCTGATCCCGCGCGGAGTCGCGCACGGCGTCGCCAACCTGGGGCCGCGCCGGCAGACCATGCTGTACGCGGTCAACCAGTTCTTCACGGCCGACCCCGACGGCACGGACGAGTGGCGGCTCCCCTGGGACCGCTTCGGCGAGAGCTTCTGGGCGATGAGCAAGGGCTGA